Part of the Methylomonas rapida genome is shown below.
ACGCAGTACCAGAAGTAGAAAGGTGTCATAAAGCGAAAGTGTTCTGCGGGTAATTAAGGAAACCGTTTCTTCATTTTCTCCGTCGCTTTCATCCAGCCCGGCAATGAATGCGACGCCGGCCCGCTGATCGAGTATCAGTTTTAGGTAGACATCTGCTAAGTGGTTTCGAATAGCGTCTTGATAACGGCAAATTGAATCAAATAGGTTTGATTTTTGGCTGGCTAAAATCACGCCCTGCCTGAATAAGCTTACGAGTGCTCGTCTTGCTTCGGGCGGCATGCTGCCGTTATTCAACGTTACGGTATCATCGAGTGTTTCTTCAGTTGGCGAATCGTCTTGGTCCTCAATGGGTGTTGCAGAGAAAGATTCTTCATACGCTGACACTGATTTGAGCGCCTGGATATCTCCATTTGAGTTTTGCAATGATGACGGATGATCGTCTTGACGCTGCCGGAATCGATCAAATAAATCGCTTATTCCCGATTGGAGGGCACTGTGTTCCAAATCATCGTGGCTCATAGTGCCATCTCCTCTATGCTGTCGGGAAATAGGTCTGCTGTTAGCAGGAACTTTGGAATGGTAGCTTCAAGACGGACACCCTGTTTGTCTAAAAACGCTACTTTTTCTTTGTCATTCAACGTTGTGGCGCCCACTGATCTGGCCACACGCAGGTAGGCGACTAATTCTTCCAGACCTGACGTCAACGGGTGCCTCGCTGCGATAGAGGCAATTGTCATCGGGCCATGTTTAAGCAGCGTGTCTCGAGTTAGCATGGCAATTTCCTTAACTTTTACAGTGTCTAAACAATCCAGCATGAGTGCGTTCGGGATTCTGGAATTGGTTTGCTCTTCTACGCCGGACGTATTCAATTTTTCGTCAGGCATTCTCAGGCGCATATTGTCGGGAGAAGACATTTGAATTGGGCCAACGGGTAACGATAACGAAGTTGAAGTTTTGGGCTCCGTTCCGGCTTCTTTCAAGTCAATCGCCAGGCGTTCCAATTGATGTAGCAACTTATCAACCGCTCTATTTTCCAGAGCAGCTCCGCTTTCGATATAGGCCCTTAAGCTCTCTTCTGTCCTGCGTCTGATATGAAAAACGCGTTCGCTTTCATGGGATAATTCCCGCATCAATCGGCTCAGAAACTGATGTTGCTGCTGCGTTAGCTGTGCTGAGACCGGTCGGTTCAAGATACTGCGCAGCTGGTCCTTAAATTCGGTGGATCTGTTTTGATCGCACAAAAGTTGGAAAAAACCCTCGAATGCGCTTCCCGCATCGGTTTCGGCCAGCAACATTTCCTTTTCCATGACGGATAACAGGAGATCGCCACGTTTCGAACCTCCCTCGATCATCTGTACCCGAACAGCCTGGTCAAGTTCGCGAATTTCATCCTCTACTCGTCGAAAATCTCCGGTCAACACAGAAGCCAATTGATATATTTCCCTTATTCGTTCCCGCTGCTGTACCTCGGATAACTGGGTAACTACGCCGGCATTCAACGCATCGATTTCGCGCTGTAACTCGGATTTTCTCTGTTCGAGCAGTGCAATCCGTTCGTCGGCATTGGGGCTGACAGCCACCGCAAAATCACGCACGGCTTCTTGTACGATTCGAAGATGTGATGCCGTTGTACCCGTACTTCGCTGATCCAGTCCCTGGCAAAATCTCAATGCAACTTCGCTGGCATCTGTTTTGGTGAGTTTGTCGTCCATCTCTCGCAACCAGCCGCTTCGAATCCATTGATTCAAATAAGCTGCGCCTGTAGTTTCTGTTTCCCAAATACCCAGTTCTCTGCATCTTTCCAACTCGGCATCTAACGCCACACGTGCGCGACCGAAAGGAACTTCACTCTCATCGGAAAATAAATCCGCAATGAATGCCAAGATAATCGGCGCATTATCGGCCCGCAGCAATTTCCAAGCGGTGCTTTCCTGAAACAGCCGGCGATACTTAGCTTGTAATCCCTGAAAATTCAAACTCCGCTCCTATTAAGACTTCAGAACTACAATGCAAGGAAGGAATTCACAATCATTGTCTGTTGACTTCTCTTCGGCGCAACTAAAATTCATATTATTCATAATGGGTACAATAAATAATCAATTTGATCATGTCAATAGCTCAAATAAATTGCTTTTCTGTGTTTCTGTTTTAGAATATTCCTATGAGCATCGAACTTTTATCTGCCCCACCCTCGCAAGCAATCGAGAATTTGAATCAAGCGCAGCGGGAACGTCTGACTTTTATTGAATTTCGGCTATTTTTTCTTGGCGGACTAGGGCGACAGGAGCTAATACAAAGGTTTGGTGTTGCCCCGGCAGTCGCGACAAGGGATTTTGCTCAGTATCGGGAAGCATTCCCAAACAACATTAGTTTTAACGGTAAGACAAAGTCATATGAATTAGGACACGCCTTCTCCCCTGCTTTTAAACATTTTCCAGATCAAGTGTTAGCAGTCTTAGCGCATGGATTTGGCTATGGTGGTGTTTACACTTCTGATTGCCTTGTGCCGTGCGAACTTCCGATTATTCTTAGTCGGCCGACAATAGATGTTCTTGCCCCGATCAGTCGCGCTATCCACCAACAAAAAATTGTTAGCCTAAACTACCAATCTCATAGCAGTGGATTAACGCAACGTGAAGTAGCGCCATTTGCTTTAGTGAATGATGGCCTTCGTTGGCACGTTCGAGCTTATGATCGGAAAACGAATGAATTTCGTGATTTTGTACTGACAAGAATGGAGGAAGTGTCAGCATTGGCAGAGAGTGTGTTGTTGAAGCATGAGCTACCATCTGCTGATATTCAATGGAATCGAATAGTCGAACTCGATTTAATACCACACCCCAATCAAGATCATCCTGAAATTATTGAAAGGGATTATGGGATGACCGCCGGTGTTTTACACCTTAAGTTAAGAGCGGCAGTTGCCGGATACGTTCTACGCCAGTTGATAGTTGATTGTTCACCCGAGCATAGCTTGAAAGGTAAGGAGTACAGACTCTGGCTGAGAAATCATTTAGCGCTTTATGGGGTTTCCAGTGCAGTCCTTGCACCTGGACATGAAGTAATCAGTTTGTAAATATTTTAGAGTTGGTGATGAAACAGGGAAATAATTCAAAGCAATTGCTAGCTCAAAAGGCGTTAGAAAATCTCCGTATGCGGTTGCTGGATTTAACTGCGCGTAATCGTCTGATTAATTTCCGCCATACTAAGAGTGCTAGCCTGCGTATCATTGATGAATTGCCAAATCAGCTGGTAGAAGCGCTGCTGGCAGAGACTGAAATGCGCTTCGAGGCAATTCCCGAGCCTACCGAAGAAGAGCTCATTAGGTCAGGTTATCTCAAGTTCGATGAAGAAACTCAACAGTTGGTGAAGTTGCGAAATGACCCTACCGCAGAGGAATGGGCCAAACATTTGGGTTTTGCAACGAGTTTCGAGGTGCCAGAGGTTTCTGCAGATGATGACTCTAGCAAACATTCGGATACTGGAATTCAGACACTGTTGTACCCCTTCGAGATGGAGGCGACATTAAAGAATCTTTTACAAGCAGCGGAGTCTGCGATTCAAGAAATGGGGGCGAATATCCTCTATCTGGCCTTCGGCTTTTTGGAGTGGTACGAAGCTAATAATTCGGAAAGTGTGCGTGCCGCTCCGCTTTTTTTGGTTCCTGTGAGGCTCCATAAAGGTCGATTGAATCCGGTTACTCGTGCTTACGAGTACACGCTAAGTTATTCCGGTGAAGACATAATTCCCAATCTTTCTCTACGTGAAAAACTACGAGCTGATTTCGCTATGGCTCTGCCGGAGTTGGATGAAAATACAGTACCGGAGGATTACTTCAGCGAGGTCCGTGCGGTTATTAAGGATAAACAACCGCGCTGGCAGGTACGTCGTCAAATCACTTTGGCATTGCTCAATTTCAGCAAGTTGCTGATGTATCTCGATCTAGATCCAGCGCGCTGGCCAAAAGACGCCAATATTGTCGATCACCCAGTGGTTTCGCGTTTTCTATCAGGTTTTGGAGAGGAAACGAATGTTCCAGACCAGTCTGCAGGTGATCTTGGCTTTGGCGAAGAATACATCATCGATGATATGGATACGGTGCACGCCAACTATCCTTTGATCGATGATGCTGACAGTTCCCAGCATAGTGCTCTTATTGATGCTGTCGATGGTAAGAACTTGGTCATTGAGGGACCACCTGGAACGGGTAAATCGCAGACAATTACCAATCTGATTGCCGCAGCCATGGCGCAAAGAAAAAAAGTGCTGTTCGTTGCGGAAAAACTTGCTGCGCTTGAAGTGGTGCGTAGTCGGCTGGATAAGGCTGGGTTAGGTGAGTTCTGCCTAGAACTTCACAGCCATAAGTCGCAAAAGCTCAAAGTACTCGATGAAGTTAATGAGCGCTTAAAAAAACATGGGTGCTATCGAAAGCCTAAGGACATTGAGGTTGATATAGCGCGCTACGAAGAAATTAAGACGACGCTTAAAAACCACGCGGAAAAAATCAACCGGCCCTGGAAGAAGACGGGTAAAACGCGGCATGAAGTTTTCATGGCGGCAACGCGATATCGCAATTTGATTGGAATCAACCCCGAATCGCTTCATCCTGATGGTTATGACGGCAATAACTATGATTCAGCTGCGCAACGCCGTAATGAGGATCAGGTCGAGCTTTATCGCAAAGTCTACCAAGCTGTAGCAAGTCAGTTGGATGGCGATGCTGCGCTTCAGGATCACGCATGGTATGGAGTGCGTAATGGCGACTTGCAAATTTTCGACTTGGACAGAGTGAAGAAATCTCTGGCGGCATGGCAGGAGTCACTGCATCAATTGCGTTCGCAACGAGAGACTTTTGCCGATACCCTTGGTTGTGATGAGTCTACCGTGTCTGAAACGCTGACTGAAGCGCAAACTTTTCTCGAAGAATTGGAAAGTATCCCAAAATTGAACGGTGAT
Proteins encoded:
- a CDS encoding DUF4194 domain-containing protein — translated: MSHDDLEHSALQSGISDLFDRFRQRQDDHPSSLQNSNGDIQALKSVSAYEESFSATPIEDQDDSPTEETLDDTVTLNNGSMPPEARRALVSLFRQGVILASQKSNLFDSICRYQDAIRNHLADVYLKLILDQRAGVAFIAGLDESDGENEETVSLITRRTLSLYDTFLLLVLRKHYQERETTGEQKIIIDVEKIEANLSPFLSLTNSSKSDRRQLDAALKKMTERHILSSVRGNDDRFEITPIIRYVVNAEFLESMLLEYQQLAREAGLNTDLQEKNEIDQGEEDA
- a CDS encoding DUF3375 domain-containing protein, which codes for MNFQGLQAKYRRLFQESTAWKLLRADNAPIILAFIADLFSDESEVPFGRARVALDAELERCRELGIWETETTGAAYLNQWIRSGWLREMDDKLTKTDASEVALRFCQGLDQRSTGTTASHLRIVQEAVRDFAVAVSPNADERIALLEQRKSELQREIDALNAGVVTQLSEVQQRERIREIYQLASVLTGDFRRVEDEIRELDQAVRVQMIEGGSKRGDLLLSVMEKEMLLAETDAGSAFEGFFQLLCDQNRSTEFKDQLRSILNRPVSAQLTQQQHQFLSRLMRELSHESERVFHIRRRTEESLRAYIESGAALENRAVDKLLHQLERLAIDLKEAGTEPKTSTSLSLPVGPIQMSSPDNMRLRMPDEKLNTSGVEEQTNSRIPNALMLDCLDTVKVKEIAMLTRDTLLKHGPMTIASIAARHPLTSGLEELVAYLRVARSVGATTLNDKEKVAFLDKQGVRLEATIPKFLLTADLFPDSIEEMAL
- a CDS encoding WYL domain-containing protein, producing the protein MSIELLSAPPSQAIENLNQAQRERLTFIEFRLFFLGGLGRQELIQRFGVAPAVATRDFAQYREAFPNNISFNGKTKSYELGHAFSPAFKHFPDQVLAVLAHGFGYGGVYTSDCLVPCELPIILSRPTIDVLAPISRAIHQQKIVSLNYQSHSSGLTQREVAPFALVNDGLRWHVRAYDRKTNEFRDFVLTRMEEVSALAESVLLKHELPSADIQWNRIVELDLIPHPNQDHPEIIERDYGMTAGVLHLKLRAAVAGYVLRQLIVDCSPEHSLKGKEYRLWLRNHLALYGVSSAVLAPGHEVISL